A genomic segment from Lignipirellula cremea encodes:
- a CDS encoding DUF1592 domain-containing protein, with the protein MKQTSTFLAILCGAMVGLFTGDACCRGADDTFAQQVRPFLATHCFRCHGEQRQQGDLRLDLLQPDFDSAETLGQWIEVMDNLNLDEMPPADQPRPAADDHRQVVAWIGSELRQARNRQAGASGRVLLRRMNRTEFSNTIRDLLQMEFLPGEDPAELLPPDPTFNGFNTVSSALMLDPSLLDNYYAAAAQVAARAIVAGPPAWPTQRTRHEMEDMALPNIGHAYVCGHLGTDCREHDVRLLTGAARVSRGLYYPGTSLMFPAKGKYKIRVRASASPGDRGEPVKMVVERINGREGKLLETIVDAPLEAPRVYESTQSMVALPNAHGLYMTIGIANGSKLSVGMPNFWKFEAAIQKATEAGDNALALKLRARMMSEGWTGGNRPSEQLLDTSRLPQLVIDWVEIEGPLYEQWPPRSHKALFFKPEDTPPSVDYAREIFTRFLPRAYRRPVTTDEVERVVGLVRQEWEQGATFEKAVEFGLTYVLSSPAFLYLLEPDSSDVRPLDDYELASRLSYFLWSSMPDDRLRELAGSGKLQDPAVLAGEVDRLLADSRSQALVDGFAAQWLKTAEFRNIVPDRKIYPDFDPTLQSHVVGETLAFFEEILRNDLSVLNFIDSDFVMANEPLAKFYGLEKVSGLHFRKVPLPADSPRGGLLGQAGVALLGSDGIRTKPVSRGVYVREVLFNDPPDPPPPNVGEIEPNIQGERLTVRDRLLQHQQIEACASCHRGIDPYGLAMENFDATGAWRILQNGEDFRGRNLPPVQVDGRLPNGKSFATYEEFKGLLREQPDRFRRALLEKLLVYALGRPVEAADREALDAAVAAMASRNDSLRDALHEIVAMPAFQTK; encoded by the coding sequence ATGAAACAAACGTCAACCTTTCTGGCGATCCTGTGCGGCGCGATGGTCGGCCTGTTCACCGGCGACGCTTGCTGTCGCGGCGCCGACGATACTTTCGCGCAGCAGGTGCGTCCCTTCCTGGCGACGCACTGCTTCCGTTGCCATGGCGAGCAACGTCAGCAGGGCGACTTGCGCCTGGACCTGCTGCAGCCCGACTTTGATTCGGCCGAAACTTTGGGCCAGTGGATCGAAGTGATGGACAACCTCAACCTGGACGAAATGCCGCCGGCCGACCAACCGCGACCGGCCGCCGACGACCATCGACAGGTGGTCGCCTGGATCGGCTCCGAGCTTCGCCAGGCTCGCAACCGCCAGGCCGGCGCCTCGGGCCGCGTGCTGTTGCGGCGGATGAACCGCACGGAGTTCTCGAATACGATTCGCGATCTCCTGCAGATGGAATTCCTGCCTGGCGAGGATCCGGCCGAGCTGCTGCCGCCGGACCCGACCTTCAACGGCTTCAATACGGTCAGCTCGGCCCTGATGCTGGATCCGTCGCTGCTCGACAACTACTATGCGGCCGCCGCCCAGGTTGCCGCCAGGGCGATTGTCGCCGGTCCGCCCGCATGGCCGACCCAGCGCACTCGCCATGAGATGGAAGACATGGCCCTGCCGAACATCGGCCATGCCTATGTGTGCGGCCATCTGGGAACCGACTGCCGGGAGCACGACGTCCGCCTGCTGACCGGCGCGGCCCGCGTTTCCCGCGGTCTGTATTATCCGGGAACCAGCCTGATGTTTCCCGCCAAAGGAAAGTACAAGATCCGCGTCCGCGCATCGGCCAGTCCCGGCGACCGCGGCGAGCCAGTGAAAATGGTCGTCGAGCGGATCAACGGCCGGGAAGGGAAGCTGCTGGAAACGATCGTCGACGCCCCTCTGGAGGCTCCGCGCGTCTACGAATCAACGCAGTCAATGGTTGCCCTGCCGAACGCCCATGGCCTTTACATGACGATCGGGATCGCCAACGGCAGCAAGCTGTCGGTCGGCATGCCCAACTTCTGGAAGTTCGAAGCGGCCATCCAAAAGGCGACCGAAGCGGGCGACAACGCCCTGGCCCTCAAGCTGCGGGCGCGCATGATGTCGGAAGGCTGGACCGGCGGCAACCGCCCCAGCGAGCAGTTGCTGGATACGTCCCGTTTGCCGCAGCTGGTCATCGACTGGGTCGAAATCGAAGGGCCGCTGTACGAGCAATGGCCGCCGCGGAGCCACAAGGCGTTGTTCTTCAAACCGGAAGATACGCCGCCTTCGGTCGATTACGCGCGGGAGATTTTTACCCGATTTCTGCCGCGAGCCTATCGCCGTCCTGTCACGACTGACGAGGTGGAGCGGGTCGTCGGCCTGGTGCGACAGGAATGGGAACAGGGGGCGACGTTTGAAAAGGCGGTCGAGTTCGGCCTGACGTACGTGCTGAGCTCGCCGGCGTTTTTGTATCTGTTGGAGCCGGATTCGTCGGACGTTCGTCCGCTGGACGATTACGAGCTGGCTTCGCGGCTGTCGTACTTTCTGTGGTCGAGCATGCCGGACGATCGGCTGCGGGAACTGGCGGGCTCCGGCAAGCTGCAGGATCCGGCCGTACTCGCTGGCGAAGTCGATCGGCTGCTGGCCGATTCCCGGTCCCAGGCGCTGGTCGATGGCTTCGCCGCGCAATGGCTGAAGACGGCCGAGTTCCGCAACATTGTGCCGGACCGGAAGATTTACCCTGACTTCGACCCGACGCTGCAGTCGCATGTTGTGGGAGAGACGCTCGCCTTTTTTGAAGAGATCCTGCGTAACGACCTGAGCGTCCTGAATTTTATCGACTCGGATTTTGTCATGGCGAACGAGCCGCTGGCAAAATTCTATGGGCTGGAAAAGGTGTCCGGCCTGCACTTCCGCAAGGTTCCCTTGCCGGCCGATTCACCGCGGGGCGGCCTGCTGGGTCAGGCGGGCGTCGCGCTGCTGGGCTCCGATGGCATCCGCACCAAGCCCGTCAGTCGGGGTGTTTATGTGCGCGAGGTGCTGTTTAACGACCCGCCGGATCCGCCGCCGCCCAACGTGGGCGAGATCGAACCGAACATCCAGGGAGAACGCCTTACCGTGCGGGATCGCCTGTTGCAGCACCAGCAGATTGAAGCCTGCGCCAGCTGCCACCGCGGCATTGATCCGTACGGGCTGGCAATGGAAAACTTCGACGCCACCGGCGCCTGGCGAATCCTGCAGAACGGCGAAGACTTTCGCGGGCGGAACCTGCCGCCGGTGCAGGTCGACGGCCGGCTGCCCAACGGCAAGTCGTTCGCCACGTATGAAGAGTTCAAAGGCCTGCTGCGGGAGCAACCCGACCGCTTCCGACGGGCCCTGTTAGAGAAGCTGCTGGTCTACGCCCTGGGACGACCAGTCGAAGCGGCCGATCGGGAAGCACTCGACGCCGCCGTCGCTGCCATGGCCAGCCGCAATGATTCGCTGCGCGACGCGTTGCACGAGATCGTCGCCATGCCGGCCTTTCAAACCAAGTAA
- a CDS encoding DUF1552 domain-containing protein — MNRAKKALLSRRTMLKGAGALVALPYLEAMMPSSVYALPTPVATPRLGMFYFGMGMNMRQFTPTDFGPQFTLPRILQPLEEHRGQFTVLSGTYLQHGGGHQGTYPFATGVPMDKKQGVSVDQLAAEALGQDTRFPSLQMSVKNGTGFGSQVLATLAFNRQGAPLAAENDPSVLFDRLFRPPSKAEKAAEAGAFRHRQSILDLVQEDAARLQKRLGQADRRQMDQYFYSVRELEQQLERRIAWSDKEKARPELAELGDYSQPISPDQPEDFSYEAYSRLMYDLIALAFQTDSTRVATYVVRTELKGGSYPEWSLSRDYHSLTHHGNNPQNLEELARADTIYMRHWSRFLSRLRSIPEGDGTLLDHAALGFSSGMGIGHSRDQLPTMVSGGARLGLHHQGHVGLPPNTPLANLWRTMLDRTGVPVPETFHDSTGVVKELIDA; from the coding sequence TTGAACCGGGCGAAGAAAGCGCTGCTGTCTCGCCGGACCATGCTCAAGGGAGCGGGCGCTTTGGTGGCGCTCCCGTACCTGGAAGCGATGATGCCGAGTTCGGTGTATGCGTTGCCGACTCCGGTCGCGACGCCGCGGCTGGGCATGTTCTACTTCGGCATGGGAATGAACATGCGGCAGTTCACTCCGACCGACTTTGGCCCGCAGTTCACGCTGCCGCGGATCCTGCAGCCGCTGGAGGAGCACCGGGGCCAGTTCACGGTTCTTTCCGGCACGTACCTGCAGCACGGCGGCGGCCACCAGGGTACGTATCCGTTTGCGACCGGCGTGCCGATGGATAAAAAGCAGGGCGTATCGGTTGATCAGCTGGCGGCCGAAGCGCTGGGGCAGGATACGCGTTTTCCTTCCCTGCAGATGTCGGTCAAAAACGGCACCGGCTTTGGCAGCCAGGTGCTGGCGACGCTGGCGTTTAATCGCCAGGGCGCGCCGCTCGCGGCCGAGAACGATCCCTCGGTGCTGTTCGACCGGTTGTTCCGTCCGCCCAGCAAGGCAGAGAAGGCCGCGGAAGCGGGAGCCTTTCGTCATCGCCAGAGTATCCTCGATCTGGTCCAGGAGGACGCCGCCCGACTGCAGAAGCGTCTCGGCCAGGCCGACCGCCGGCAGATGGATCAGTACTTTTATTCGGTGCGGGAACTGGAGCAGCAACTGGAACGCCGGATCGCCTGGTCCGACAAAGAGAAGGCCCGTCCCGAGCTGGCGGAGCTGGGCGACTACAGCCAGCCGATCTCGCCCGACCAGCCGGAAGACTTCTCCTACGAGGCGTACTCCCGGCTGATGTACGACCTGATCGCTCTCGCCTTTCAGACCGACTCCACCCGCGTGGCGACCTATGTGGTGCGGACGGAACTCAAAGGGGGCTCCTATCCGGAGTGGAGCTTGTCACGGGATTATCACTCGCTCACACATCACGGCAACAACCCGCAAAACCTGGAAGAACTGGCCCGGGCCGACACCATTTATATGCGGCACTGGTCCCGCTTTTTGAGCCGCCTGCGATCGATCCCCGAAGGGGACGGCACGCTGCTGGATCATGCCGCACTTGGCTTCAGCAGCGGCATGGGGATTGGCCACAGCCGCGACCAGTTGCCGACGATGGTCTCTGGCGGGGCTCGTCTGGGCCTGCATCACCAGGGCCATGTGGGCCTGCCGCCGAACACGCCGCTGGCCAACCTGTGGCGCACCATGCTCGACCGCACCGGCGTGCCCGTTCCCGAAACGTTCCACGACAGCACGGGCGTGGTCAAGGAGTTGATCGATGCCTAG
- a CDS encoding formylglycine-generating enzyme family protein, translated as MPSSMPGSMLKPISLLHAACCGVILAGVVGGMVVGAEPVAEEASRPLSVETNSLGMRLRLIPAGEFMQGEMHGDLLRKNHPFSTGSTGSHSERPAHPVRLTRPFWMAECEVTVGQFGKFVAATGYRTTAETSGQGAGALVADAEEEIEQFVVQPERNWRSPGFAQTDRHPVVCISWKDAVAFCDWLGRQEKADYRLPTEAEWEYAARAGSTTSYLGGDLADTIYSFGNVADAALEAAHPGMVLRQRVARLGEGEGDGHVYTAPTGSLQANRWGLFDTHGNVWEWCSDKYYDRYYTELSGMSAMSKVSSKAPPSVDPAGPDTTPNHAYGDWRSLRGGAWCSSPVSSRSASRSFGEASEAYSYTGFRVVRSEE; from the coding sequence ATGCCTAGTTCGATGCCTGGTTCGATGCTTAAGCCGATAAGCTTGTTGCACGCGGCCTGCTGCGGCGTCATCCTGGCGGGTGTCGTCGGCGGCATGGTTGTCGGCGCGGAACCGGTCGCTGAAGAAGCGTCCCGCCCGTTATCGGTGGAGACGAACTCGCTGGGGATGCGACTGCGACTGATTCCGGCCGGCGAGTTCATGCAGGGGGAGATGCACGGCGATCTGCTGCGGAAGAACCATCCGTTCTCGACCGGGTCGACCGGTTCGCACAGCGAACGTCCGGCCCATCCGGTGCGACTCACGCGGCCGTTCTGGATGGCGGAGTGCGAGGTTACCGTCGGCCAGTTTGGCAAGTTTGTCGCAGCGACCGGCTATCGCACCACGGCGGAAACCAGCGGTCAGGGCGCCGGGGCGCTGGTCGCCGATGCGGAGGAAGAGATCGAGCAGTTCGTCGTCCAACCGGAACGGAACTGGCGCAGCCCCGGCTTTGCGCAGACCGATCGTCACCCCGTGGTCTGCATCAGCTGGAAAGACGCCGTCGCTTTCTGCGACTGGCTGGGGCGCCAGGAGAAGGCCGACTATCGTTTGCCGACCGAAGCTGAATGGGAATACGCGGCCCGGGCCGGCTCGACCACCAGCTACCTGGGCGGCGATCTGGCCGACACGATCTACTCTTTCGGCAACGTGGCCGATGCAGCCCTGGAGGCGGCCCATCCAGGCATGGTCCTGCGGCAACGGGTGGCCCGGCTGGGAGAAGGCGAAGGCGACGGCCATGTGTACACGGCTCCGACCGGCAGCCTGCAGGCGAATCGCTGGGGGCTGTTCGATACGCACGGCAACGTCTGGGAGTGGTGTTCTGACAAGTACTATGACCGCTATTACACCGAGCTTTCCGGCATGTCGGCCATGTCGAAGGTTTCGAGCAAGGCCCCGCCCAGCGTTGATCCGGCCGGTCCTGACACCACGCCCAATCACGCGTATGGCGACTGGCGATCGCTGCGCGGCGGAGCCTGGTGCAGCAGCCCCGTCAGCAGCCGATCGGCCTCGCGCAGCTTTGGCGAAGCGTCCGAGGCCTACAGCTACACGGGCTTCCGCGTAGTGCGGAGCGAAGAGTAA
- a CDS encoding NUDIX hydrolase: MSDADLKILAETPYLRMVERGGWAFVQRHNATGVVLVVAVTSDDKLLLVEQYRAPLDARCIEFPAGMAGDTPEAAGEPLAAAARRELIEETGYDAASFEEVYAGPASAGLTDERVTFFLARGLTRVSAGGGVDGEEITLHEIPLTEVRGWLQEQMASGREVGIRIFAGLHFLHQAGVVIP; encoded by the coding sequence ATGTCGGATGCGGACCTGAAGATTCTGGCCGAGACGCCGTACCTGCGGATGGTGGAACGCGGCGGCTGGGCGTTTGTCCAGCGGCATAATGCGACCGGCGTGGTGCTGGTTGTGGCCGTCACGTCCGATGACAAATTGCTGCTGGTCGAGCAGTACCGCGCTCCCCTGGATGCCCGCTGCATTGAGTTTCCCGCCGGCATGGCGGGCGATACGCCCGAGGCGGCTGGCGAACCGTTAGCAGCGGCGGCCCGGCGGGAACTGATCGAAGAGACGGGCTACGATGCGGCCAGTTTTGAGGAAGTGTATGCGGGCCCCGCTTCGGCCGGATTGACCGACGAACGGGTTACGTTCTTTCTGGCGCGAGGCCTCACCCGGGTGTCGGCCGGCGGCGGCGTCGACGGCGAAGAGATTACCCTGCACGAGATCCCGCTGACCGAAGTCCGGGGCTGGCTGCAGGAACAGATGGCGTCCGGACGGGAGGTCGGCATCCGCATCTTCGCCGGCTTGCATTTCCTGCACCAGGCGGGCGTTGTCATTCCGTAA
- a CDS encoding HNH endonuclease, which translates to MASILGQPALVLNRNWQPVHVASVRRVLTLLFAGAARVVDPQSYQLYTWDDWAALEPADDEPGIRSVSRRFRAPEVITLVAFDRLPQGRVTFSKRNVFKRDRFTCQYCGEQPTREETTLDHVLPKSKGGASSWENCVLACVDCNHRKADRTPEQARMKLRSEPTRPTWKPTFSGPVRQPNWSNFLGQDRTAVA; encoded by the coding sequence ATGGCGTCTATCCTGGGACAACCCGCGCTCGTGTTGAATCGTAACTGGCAACCCGTGCATGTGGCGAGCGTCCGCCGCGTGTTGACGTTGCTGTTTGCCGGAGCGGCGCGCGTCGTTGATCCGCAAAGCTATCAGCTGTACACGTGGGACGACTGGGCCGCGCTCGAGCCGGCCGACGATGAGCCCGGCATCCGCAGCGTCAGCCGTCGCTTCCGGGCGCCTGAGGTGATCACGCTGGTCGCTTTCGATCGTTTGCCTCAGGGTCGCGTGACCTTCAGCAAGCGGAACGTATTCAAGCGGGACCGCTTCACCTGCCAGTACTGCGGCGAGCAGCCTACCCGTGAGGAGACCACGCTGGACCACGTACTGCCCAAGAGCAAGGGCGGCGCCTCGAGCTGGGAGAATTGCGTGCTGGCCTGCGTCGACTGCAATCATCGCAAGGCGGACCGCACGCCGGAGCAGGCCCGCATGAAGCTCCGCAGCGAGCCGACCCGCCCGACCTGGAAGCCGACCTTCAGCGGGCCCGTCCGTCAGCCCAACTGGTCGAATTTTCTTGGCCAGGACCGGACCGCGGTCGCCTGA
- the selB gene encoding selenocysteine-specific translation elongation factor, protein MVTSLILGTAGHIDHGKTSLIRALTGVDTDRLPEEKRRGITIDLGFAELDLGDYRLGVVDVPGHERFVRNMLSGAVGMDVALLVVAADDSVKPQTREHLEILRLLDLPAGVIALTKCDLVDPGWLELVEEEVRELVAGTFLARSPCVRTSTVNGSGLDELRQALRAAAGQAAGRAAIRRQGPFCMPVDRSFSIAGHGAVATGSISRGEVALGDLLQLEPAGVEVRVRGLHNHDRPVEQAWCGQRAAINLGGVRHDQIARGQSLAAPGLLAPSRLLTVELAALPQLGKGLKDRSRFRLHLGSGETMVSLRLLAPPDQPDDARQLEPGQRGMAQLHLAEPVAAVWSQPFVLRSESPVHTVGGGRVIDPNAARLRRATPAVWKQLQDLLAGDPLRRAAAAAYLAGLRSWRTTDLVRLAGVDDAEAIAAELLERGELVEIALSPTRRQYVQRDVLADTAERIVAALEASHTHHPLRLSHDRAPLAARFADLEPALLEAVLQQMRQAGRIHLTERTIGLSDRGPKLSANERKLLAAIVQQFREAGIEAPSAAECAEAATRNKQAVPQLIQLAVASGELIEIAPERYLHVEVEAELRQRLQQALQGGPGLPVGEIRQLFGSSRKYVLPYCEYLDRLGVTVRAGDLRQWAETES, encoded by the coding sequence ATGGTAACCAGCCTTATCTTAGGAACCGCCGGCCATATCGATCATGGTAAAACGTCGCTCATTCGTGCGCTGACGGGGGTGGATACGGACCGCCTGCCGGAAGAAAAACGCCGCGGCATCACCATCGACCTGGGCTTTGCCGAACTGGATCTGGGCGACTATCGCCTGGGCGTGGTCGACGTGCCGGGCCATGAGCGGTTTGTGCGGAACATGCTTTCTGGCGCCGTGGGGATGGATGTAGCCCTGCTGGTCGTGGCGGCGGACGATTCGGTCAAGCCGCAAACTCGCGAGCATCTGGAGATCCTGCGGCTGCTGGATCTGCCTGCCGGCGTGATCGCCCTGACCAAATGCGACCTGGTCGATCCGGGCTGGCTGGAGCTGGTCGAGGAAGAGGTCCGCGAGCTGGTCGCCGGCACTTTCCTGGCCCGGTCCCCCTGCGTGCGGACCAGCACGGTCAACGGCAGCGGACTGGACGAACTGCGGCAAGCGCTCCGCGCGGCGGCCGGCCAGGCGGCAGGACGGGCCGCGATCCGTCGGCAGGGACCGTTCTGCATGCCGGTAGATCGCTCTTTCAGTATCGCCGGCCATGGGGCCGTGGCGACCGGCAGTATCTCACGCGGCGAGGTCGCCCTGGGGGATCTGCTGCAGCTGGAACCGGCCGGCGTGGAAGTCCGCGTGCGGGGGCTCCACAATCACGATCGTCCTGTCGAACAGGCCTGGTGCGGGCAGCGGGCGGCCATCAACCTGGGCGGCGTGCGGCATGATCAGATTGCCCGCGGGCAGAGCCTGGCCGCGCCGGGGCTGCTGGCTCCCAGTCGCTTGCTGACGGTGGAACTTGCGGCCTTGCCCCAGCTCGGCAAAGGGCTGAAAGATCGCAGCCGTTTCCGGTTGCATTTAGGATCAGGCGAGACGATGGTCTCGCTGCGACTGCTCGCGCCGCCGGACCAGCCGGACGACGCCCGGCAGCTGGAGCCGGGCCAGCGGGGGATGGCGCAGCTGCATCTGGCGGAGCCGGTCGCGGCCGTCTGGAGCCAGCCGTTTGTGCTGCGGAGCGAGTCGCCGGTGCATACGGTCGGCGGCGGCCGTGTGATCGATCCGAATGCGGCCCGGTTGCGACGCGCGACGCCGGCGGTCTGGAAGCAATTGCAGGACCTGCTTGCAGGCGATCCGTTGCGGCGGGCGGCGGCGGCCGCGTACCTGGCGGGCTTGCGTTCCTGGCGAACGACCGACCTCGTGCGGCTGGCGGGGGTGGACGATGCGGAAGCGATCGCGGCGGAATTGCTGGAGCGGGGCGAACTGGTGGAGATTGCCCTGTCGCCGACGCGCCGGCAGTATGTGCAGCGGGACGTGCTGGCCGATACGGCCGAGCGGATCGTCGCCGCGCTGGAGGCGTCGCACACGCATCATCCACTGCGCTTGTCGCATGACCGGGCTCCGTTGGCGGCCCGGTTTGCGGACCTGGAGCCGGCGCTGCTGGAGGCCGTGCTGCAGCAGATGCGGCAGGCGGGCCGCATCCATCTGACGGAACGCACGATTGGGCTCAGTGATCGCGGTCCGAAGTTGTCGGCGAATGAACGGAAGTTGCTGGCCGCCATCGTGCAGCAGTTTCGCGAGGCCGGCATCGAAGCGCCGTCGGCCGCCGAGTGTGCGGAAGCGGCGACCAGGAACAAGCAGGCGGTCCCCCAGCTGATCCAGCTGGCCGTCGCCAGCGGCGAACTGATCGAGATCGCCCCCGAGCGTTACCTGCATGTCGAGGTGGAAGCGGAGCTGCGCCAGCGACTGCAGCAGGCGCTGCAGGGCGGGCCAGGCCTGCCGGTCGGCGAGATCCGGCAGCTCTTCGGTTCCTCACGAAAGTACGTCCTGCCGTACTGCGAATACCTGGATCGCCTGGGCGTAACGGTCCGCGCCGGCGATCTTCGCCAGTGGGCCGAAACGGAATCGTAA
- a CDS encoding thioredoxin domain-containing protein has translation MVTLPAAGRRVSRGAAFRSYPSASQRLLAAVLLLPAGLLAPGGWITPAALQAEEPAATPAAAQTTNHLAGENSLYLRMHAHNPVDWRPWGEEALTLAKREKKPIFLSIGYSSCHWCHVMERETFVDKEIAAYLNKHFICIKVDREERPDVDDIYMTSLHVFAQLSKSGKGGGWPLSMFLTPDAKPFFGGTYFPARDGDRAGATGFFTLIQKIEEVWEANPENIHRDADLLTRVTRQQLAAAPPALLTPPTAATIEACLEALAEDYDPRYGGFRFSEDNPNVPKFPEPSNLIFLFGRAAAGKDSPDKTIQQQGSQALAMATGTLDHIAQGGIRDHIGGGFHRYSVDRFWRIPHFEKMLYDNGQLASAYALGYAATGNEAYAQATRELLDFLLREMTSPAGGFYAAIDAESEDEEGKFYRWTKEELQSRLTPAEFTLLAAVYGVDNPPNFEDEYYALQLDQPLSRIAEARGLKEAQLNAQLEPIRKKLLAVRDQRERPLTDTKILTGWNGLMIRGLADAGRLLQEPRYLAAAEKAADLVLTKLRQPDGRLLRSYSEGEAKLNAYLTDYAFLVDGLLALHEATGEQRWLTAADKIMALQLELFWDDKFGGFYFTSDDHEELLARTKREYDGAIPAGGSVSVDNLVNLAQRLDRPEYLAKARQTVNAAGGLLANSPGASPRMVHALARLLEVEALQEKKAPVPAP, from the coding sequence GTGGTTACGCTTCCTGCCGCCGGTCGCCGCGTTTCGCGCGGCGCCGCCTTCCGTTCTTACCCCAGCGCTTCCCAGCGACTGCTGGCGGCCGTCCTGCTGCTGCCAGCCGGGCTCCTGGCGCCGGGCGGCTGGATCACGCCGGCTGCTCTCCAGGCCGAAGAGCCCGCGGCAACTCCGGCGGCGGCGCAGACCACGAATCATCTGGCCGGCGAGAACAGCCTGTACCTGCGGATGCACGCCCATAACCCGGTCGACTGGCGTCCCTGGGGAGAGGAAGCGCTAACGCTGGCCAAACGGGAGAAGAAGCCGATCTTCCTTTCGATCGGGTATTCCAGCTGCCACTGGTGCCATGTGATGGAACGGGAAACGTTCGTCGATAAAGAGATCGCCGCCTATCTCAACAAGCACTTCATCTGCATCAAGGTCGACCGCGAAGAACGGCCCGATGTCGACGATATCTACATGACCAGCCTGCACGTGTTCGCCCAGCTGAGCAAGTCGGGCAAAGGCGGCGGCTGGCCGTTATCCATGTTCCTGACCCCCGACGCGAAGCCTTTTTTTGGCGGCACCTACTTCCCCGCCCGTGACGGCGACCGGGCCGGGGCGACCGGCTTTTTCACCCTGATCCAGAAGATCGAAGAGGTCTGGGAAGCCAACCCCGAAAACATCCACCGCGACGCCGACCTGCTCACCCGCGTGACGCGGCAGCAACTGGCCGCGGCGCCGCCCGCCCTGCTGACCCCGCCGACCGCCGCGACGATAGAAGCCTGCCTGGAAGCCCTGGCCGAAGACTACGACCCGCGTTACGGCGGCTTTCGCTTCTCGGAAGACAACCCGAACGTGCCGAAGTTCCCCGAACCTTCCAACCTGATCTTCCTGTTCGGCCGGGCCGCCGCCGGCAAGGATTCCCCCGACAAAACGATCCAGCAACAAGGCAGCCAGGCCCTGGCCATGGCGACCGGCACGCTCGACCATATCGCCCAGGGCGGCATCCGCGATCATATCGGCGGCGGCTTCCACCGGTACAGCGTCGACCGTTTCTGGCGGATTCCCCACTTTGAGAAAATGCTCTACGACAACGGCCAGCTGGCGTCGGCCTACGCCCTGGGCTACGCCGCGACCGGCAACGAAGCCTACGCCCAGGCGACGCGGGAGCTGCTTGACTTTCTGCTGCGAGAGATGACGTCGCCCGCAGGCGGGTTCTACGCCGCCATTGATGCCGAATCAGAAGATGAAGAAGGGAAGTTCTACCGCTGGACGAAAGAAGAGCTCCAGTCCCGCCTGACGCCGGCCGAATTCACGCTGCTGGCCGCCGTGTACGGCGTCGACAATCCGCCCAACTTTGAAGACGAATACTACGCCCTGCAGCTCGACCAGCCGCTGTCCCGGATCGCGGAAGCCCGCGGCCTGAAAGAAGCCCAGCTGAACGCGCAGCTGGAACCGATCCGCAAGAAGCTGCTGGCCGTGCGCGACCAGCGGGAACGTCCTTTGACCGACACCAAAATCCTGACCGGCTGGAACGGCCTGATGATCCGCGGCCTGGCCGATGCGGGTCGCCTGCTGCAGGAACCGCGGTACCTGGCCGCCGCCGAGAAAGCGGCCGACCTGGTTCTCACTAAACTCCGCCAGCCCGATGGCCGCCTGCTTCGCAGCTATTCCGAAGGCGAAGCCAAACTGAACGCTTACCTGACCGACTACGCATTCCTGGTCGACGGCCTGCTGGCACTGCACGAAGCGACCGGCGAGCAGCGCTGGCTGACAGCCGCCGACAAGATCATGGCCCTGCAGCTGGAGCTGTTCTGGGACGACAAATTCGGCGGCTTCTACTTCACCTCCGACGACCACGAGGAACTGCTGGCCCGCACCAAACGGGAATACGACGGCGCCATCCCGGCCGGCGGTTCCGTTTCGGTTGATAACCTGGTGAACCTCGCCCAGCGCCTTGACCGGCCGGAGTACCTGGCCAAAGCCCGGCAAACAGTCAACGCCGCCGGCGGCCTGCTGGCGAACTCCCCCGGCGCTAGTCCCCGCATGGTGCACGCCCTGGCGAGACTCCTGGAGGTCGAAGCGCTGCAAGAGAAGAAAGCGCCCGTCCCGGCTCCCTGA
- a CDS encoding STAS domain-containing protein, with amino-acid sequence MDFSVRDPDAAIVHIGIIGALTQKQLSQQDKILKDLVNGEVYERSVLFSLANTDFIDSSGINWLLVCHKRFIENNGRMVLHSIPPLVNNVLKILHMESVFELAPDEASAIQLLSRPRPQPPRPRPIVPAVADDDADDGGEEE; translated from the coding sequence ATGGACTTCTCTGTCCGCGACCCCGATGCTGCGATTGTTCACATTGGTATTATCGGGGCGCTCACGCAAAAACAGTTGTCGCAGCAGGACAAGATCCTGAAGGATCTGGTCAACGGCGAAGTGTACGAGCGAAGCGTGCTATTCAGCCTGGCGAATACCGACTTCATCGACTCCAGCGGGATTAACTGGCTGCTCGTTTGCCACAAACGGTTTATCGAAAACAACGGCCGCATGGTGCTGCACTCCATTCCGCCGCTGGTCAACAATGTGCTGAAGATCCTGCACATGGAGTCGGTCTTTGAGCTGGCGCCGGACGAAGCGTCCGCGATCCAGCTGCTCTCCCGACCGCGGCCCCAGCCGCCCCGCCCCAGGCCGATCGTTCCGGCGGTGGCCGATGACGACGCCGACGACGGGGGCGAAGAAGAATAG